Within the Arthrobacter caoxuetaonis genome, the region TGTTCGACGGCGTTCTGGACACTCTCCAGCCGCACGTTCCCGCTGCCGTAGTCCGCGACGAATGGATTGGGCATGTTGGCACAATCCCCCGCAGCCACCGTGACACCGTCCGAGGCAACCGCGCTCGAATCCACCACAACGCCGTTGCTGACTTCCAGGCCAAGACGTTCGGCCAGTTCGGTGCGTGGAAGCACCCCCACCCCGATGACGACGACCTCGGCTGGGACTGTGGGGCCTTGAGCAAGCTCAACTCCTGTAACTCGGCCGTCTTCGCCAGCGATACGGACAATTTCCGCGTTCAGTAAAACTGTTGTTCCGCGGCGCCGGTGTGCCCAGAGATAGAAATCGCTCGTCGTTTCGGCAACCGCCCGGCCCACCAGCCGGGGCGCGGCCTCAATGATAGTTACTTGTTTGCCGGCCGCCCGGGCAGCGGTGGCCACCTCCAGCCCAATGAATCCGCCACCAATGACCGCCACGCTGCGGGCCTTGCCGAGCAAGCTGTGCAGGGACGCTGCCTGGTCTGCATCGCGCAGATAGCACACACCCTCCATCTCCGCCCCGGCAAGAGGGAGCTTCCGCGGAGCTGCACCGGTGGTCAGTGCGAGCCTCGTAAAAGGGAACACCCTCCCGCTCACGCCGACGGCGGTGCCGCCGTCGGTGCCCCTAGAGATATCCACGATTTCTTCCCCTGTGACCAATTCAATCCCCTGCTGGTCAAACCACTCCTCGGTTCGGAAGGTCAGCGAGGCTGCGGTCGCTTCCCCCTTGAGGAAGGCTTTGGACAGGGCAGGCCGCTGGTAGGGGAGGTAGGACTCTTCGCCGACCAGCACAATGGGCGCCGCATCCCCGAGCTCCCGCAGGGTGGTAGCCAGTTGAACTCCGGCCTGGCAGTTTCCGATGATCAGGGTCGCGCCGGTGGAGTTGCTCGTTTCCATCACTTAGACCTGCGTTTCCGGGATCCGGACCCTGATATCCACGTCTACCCGAAGCTGGCAGGAGAGCCGGCTGCCTTCTTCCCGCTCGGCTGCCGCGCAGTCAAGCATCTCGTCCTCCACGGCGGAGATCTCCGGCAGCCTCGCCCGGTCACCTGGTTCGACGTAAACGTGGCAGGTGGCGCACATTGCGCTGCCGCCGCACTCGGCAACGATCCCCGGAACGCCGGAGGAGACTGCCGTGCGCATAACGCTGGCGCTTGCTTCGGCTTCGACAATCATTTCAGTGCCGTCAGGCTGGATATAGGTTACTTTTGGCATCTTTGGCTCCGGGAGTTCAGACGGACGGGGTGAGGCGCAGCGGCAGGGAATCTAGTCCGCGGAGCGTGTTGTTGAGCTGTTGGATAGGCGCGCCGATAATCTCGATCTTCTGCACACGTCGGGCCAGTGCCGAGAGGATACACTCGCCCTCCATCCGTGCGAGCATCTGACCTAGGCAGGCATGGATACCGAAGCCGAAACCGACATGGCCCATGGTTTTGCGGGTGATGTCGAAGACCTCCGGGTTTTCCCATCTACGGGGATCACGGTTTGCCGCGGCAATGAACATTAGGATTTTGGCGCCCTCAGGAATTTTGATGCCTGAAAGTTCCGTGTCTCTGGACGTGGTGCGGAAGAACGTCTGGACTGGTGATTCGTACCGGATCGTCTCTTCGAACGCGGCTCGCGCCAGCGACGGGTCATTGTGCAGCAGCCGGTACTGATCCGGATGTTGGGCAAGACACAGCAGTGCATTGCCGATCCCGTGGACGGTGGTGTCCACGCCGGCGGAAAGGAAGGAGCGCAGCAGCCTGGCTGAGTCCTCCGCTTCATAGCCAGCTTCGGCAGCGGCGGCGTGGATCCGGTTGCCCAAACCGTCCCCGCTGAGCGCCCCCGGCTGGCACTGCTCCATAACCCAGCCGGCGGCCTTTGACCCTCTTTCCATGGCCTTTTCGAAATGTCCGTTCCTTGGCCCGAACGTGTTAAAAACCATGGACCCGTAGGGCAGCAGGTTCTCGCGTCCTTCCTTGGGTAACCCGACAAAGTCAGGAAAGACCTCAAGCGGATATGCCTCAGCCAGGTCTCTGACTCCGTCAATATCGCCACTTGCCGCGACCTGTTCCACCATGCGATCCGCTCGTTCCTGGAAGCCGACCTTGAGCTCGCGAAGGAATTTGGGGCTCAGTATGCTCGTCACAACGTGCCGTGCCCTGGTGTGCTCCGGGGGATCCGCCTCCAGCAGGAGGCTCGGGGCCCGCCAGGGTTTGTCTTTGCGGAAATCCGTGATGCCGACGCCCGCCGAGGAAATGAAAGTCTCATGGTTTGAGAACACCTGCGAAACCTCGTCATGGCGGGCGACTGCCCAGACTTGGTAACGATCCAACCATGTCACCGGACCTGCTTCGCGCAACTGAGAATGGGCTTCGTATGGGTCGGCCAGAAAGGTATCGGCGAACGGGTCCAGATCGAGAACCGGGATATCGGATTCTGTTGTTGCAGTCATGTGTCCTCCTAGTCCGCGAGCAGTGGACGGGTGTCCAATGTGGTGTCGATGATCTTGTATTTGTGCATCAGATCTGCAGTTTTCTGCAGCTGATCACCGTCGAGGTTGCCCTGGAAACTGGGCATTTCGATTTGTTCCACGACTTCTGCGGGGACCTTGGTAAAGGTGGGGACCAGCTCAACCAGCCGCGGACGGTTGTCCTGGAGTTCCTCCGCTGATACAGCAATGGCCTTGCGGAAACCTTCGACTGCGTCGGGGTTCTCCTGCAGGAATTGTTCCGTCGTGAGCCATCCTGCCACCGGCATTCCGTCGACCGGCCCAGTGAACAGGTTTGAGATTTTGACGAAGCCAGCCGCTTCCGCACTGGCCTGGAATGGCTCAACCTGCCAGATGGCGTCCACAGCTCCGCGCTCCAGGGCTGCCTGCATATCCGGGTATGGCATCTCGATCAGGTCCACGGCCGAAGAATCCAGTCCGGCATCCTCAAGCAGCGCGTAGACGGCGACGGAACCGATGTTCTGGAGATTGTTCACCGCGAATGTCTTGCCGGCGAGATCCTCTATCCCGGTGATGCCTGAATCCTTAGCCACAAAGATTCCGTGGTCGGCCGCGCCGACGTCGTTCCCGGAAATGAAGCGCACCGGCAGCCCCTGCTTTACCGCCAGCAGCGCCGAGGTGTAGTTGGCATAGGTGACGTCGACGCCGCCCGAGACCAGGTTTGGGATCGCGGCGGCCCCACCCTGAGTCTGGACGAGTTCGACTTCGAGGTCTTCGGCAGCAAATAGGCCATTCTTCTCCGCATGCACCGCGGTAGAGGTGTGCACCAAAGGGAAATAGCCGACCTTCACAGTTACGTCTGATGCCGCCTGCGAAGACCCGCACGCGGCTAGCCCCAGCGTTGCTGCAGAAAGAGCCGCGATTGTGAAGTAACGCTGGAAATTTCCGCGTGCAATCATCGTTTTCCTTTCAAAGGGCGCCTCATTGCGCCTGATCAATGTCCTGCTAATAAGCGGTTTTCAGATCGAACCCCCTCGCCCGAGTATGAGATGTGTCACAATGCTGGCTCCAGCTAGTTTCCGTTGAAAGGAAAATATGGCCAACGGTTCTTCGGGGCGGTCAGCACTCAGCAGGATTATGCAGATTCTGGGCACCTTTGACGTAAATTCCGCATTCCTTACCGTGTCCCAGCTGTCACAGCGAAGCGGTCTGCCGCTCGCAACTACACACCGGGTGGTGTCGGAACTCGAGCAGTTTGGCTTGCTTGAACGGGAACGGGACAAGACTTATCGGATAGGCGTACGCCTGTGGGAAATCGCCTGCCGTACACCGGGTGCCCTGGGGATCCGTGAAATAGCCATGCCCTATCTTCAGGAAATCCACTTCGCCGTGCGGCAGCATGCCCAGCTGGGCATCCTCCAAGGCCATGATGTGCTCTTCCTGGAACGACTTTCGACCCGGAACGCCGTTGTGAATGTGACGCTCATTGGCGGGCGGCTGCCCCTGCACGCCTCCTCCAGCGGACTGGTTCTCCTCGCGCACGGGCCCGGCAGTCTCCAAGATGAGGTACTTTCCTCAGAGCTCGTGAAATACACAAAAGATACGGTCCAGAGTCCGGCGCACCTCCGCCGGTTGCTGGCCCAAATCCGCGAACAGGGCCATGCAGTCGGCAATGGCTTCATCCATCCCCATGCCCGGGGAATAGCCGTCCCGGTTTACGGGATGCAGGAAACGGTCGTTGCCGCCATCAGCGTGGTGATTCCCAATGACGCTACTCCGACGCTTCCGACGGTACGCCTGCTAAAGGACGCCGCCCACCAGGTTTCAACGGCGTTGCGGGCCGCCTACCTACCGCTAGGCGACCCCCACGACCCCCAGTCGACCGTTGGCGGCAAATACCGCACTCTGGTGAACTCCTCCATGAATTCCATGGACTTCTTTGCGCGGCACCGGCAGAATCATTCGCTGTAAGTATGCGAAGTCGCGGCTAGTACGGCGTGTGCTGGTGCAGGGCAAGCTTCCACTCGCCGTCCTCCTTCGCATACACACTGCTCAGCAAGGCCGTGTAAGGAGTGCCCTCCCGGTCGGCCCGCACCTTGTAGGTGAGGACGCCGACGTCGTTCCCCAGGTAGTTCTCCAGCGGGTCGATGATCTCGAACGCCGACCAGGGCGGCCCGCCCATCGAATCGATGATCTGCTGGCGGTCCGTGATCCGCAGGCCGTTGGTCAGCATCACCACGGGCTCCCGGGCCAGCACCCGGGCATAGAACGCCGTTGCCGCCGCCGGCCCGGTGGACAGCGCGTGCCAGCCGGACGTCTCCAGTTCCACAAGTTCGTTTTCCATGGTCCGGCACTGTAGCCCGGGTCAGCGGGAGGAAACAGGGGCGGCCGGAATATCCGCAGTGCACCGGACGCTGACACCAACGTGAAGAAGATTGGATTCCTTTCCTTTGGCCACTATCAGGACGTTCCGGGGTCGCTGACGCCGACGGCCGGTGACGCGCTGCTGCAGGCCATCGACCTGGCGGTCGCGGCCGAAGAAGTCGGTGCCGACGGAGCGTTTGTGCGCGTGCACCATTTCGCCCCGCAGCAGGCCTCGCCGTTCCCGCTTCTCGCGGCGATGGCTGCCCGCACCAAGCGCATTGATCTGGGCACCGGCGTGATCGACATGAGGTACGAAAACCCGCTGTACATGGCTGAGGAAGCCGCGGCAACGGACCTGATCAGCGGCGGCAGGCTGCAGCTCGGCATCAGCCGGGGATCCCCCGAGCCTGCGCTGCGCGGCGCTGAGTCGTTCGGCTATGTACCCGGCGAGGGACAGACCGACGCCGATATGGCCCGGCACCACACCGATGTTTTCCGCGCGGCCATCATCGGCCGCGGCATGGCGCCCGCCAACCCGGAGATGACCGGGCACCGCGGACTGCTGCCCATCGAGCCCCAGTCCCCCGGCCTCAGCGACCGCATCTGGTGGGGTTCAGGCACCCGGGCAACGGCTAAGTGGACCGGCGAGCAGGGCATGAACCTGATGAGCTCCACCCTGCTGACCGAGGACACCGGCGTCCCCTTCGATGAGCTGCAGGCCGAGCAGATCCACGTCTACAAGGAAGCGTGGAAGGCTGCCGGCCATCCCGGGCAGGGCAAGGTCTCCGTGAGCCGGAGCATCATTCCCCTGGTTTCCGACGCCGACCGCCGTTACTTCGGTGTGCGTGCCCAGGTTGAAGGCCGGGATCAGGTGGGCAGGCTGGAGGGCGGCCTGGCCCGGTTCGGGCGCAGCTATGTGGGTGAGCCGGACGTGATCGCCAAGGAACTGGCCGCCGACGCTGCGGTCCAGCTTGCGGACACCGTGCTGGTCACGGTGCCGAACCAGCTGGGCGTGGACTACAACGCGGCGCTGCTGGAGAACATCGTCAAGCTCGTGGCTCCGGACGCCGGCTGGCGGTAGTCCGAGGGTTCATTCAGTGGCTCCCGTGACGGCGGCCGCGATCACTGCACCGGCGCTGTCTTCGACACCACCGCTCAGACGGATTGCGCTGATCTGCTCGAGCGGTGCGGCCAGCGGTACCGTGCGCGGTTGGCTATCGCAGGTCAGAGTGAAGGGGTCGATGCCGCTCCATGAGGACTCTGCGCGCACCATGGCGCCGAAGCTGGCTTCACCGCCACCGAAACAGGCCACACTGATGCCCTCGATGCGAGCCTCCGCCGGATAGCTCAGAGTCACTCCGTCAAATGGCACTTCCTCGCTCTGTGTGGCGCGCCAAGTACCGGCACCGAGGGAGCTCTCACTCGTCGCGGCAGTCTCGATGAAGGCGTCCGCCTGGGCCTGGGCTGTATCCCAGTCGGGTTCGGCCGGTGAGGCGCAGGACGCCAAACCGATCGAGAGCGTGGCAGGAATGACGAGCAGGGATCGGCGTCGGTGCATGGCGGTGATCGTAACACCAGCGCTCACAGCGATCTCAGCGCGCCGCGCCCCGGCGTCGTCATCCCCATCGAGAGGCCAGTTACGGCTCCTCTGAGCCCTCAAACGGGCCGTAAGTGGCCTCTCGGCGGAGGAAGAGAGGGCTACTTCTTCCGGCCGAAAACCAGGGACGCGAGCGCGGTCGCCGCAGTGACGGTGTAGACCGACGGCCAGGCGCCCATCTTCTTGGCGAGGGGATGCGAGAGCCCAAAGGCTGCCACATAGGTGGTGGTGAGGGCGACGGCGGTACCGGTGCCGGCGTCGCGCTTCCAGAGTGCAAACGCAGCTGCGCCCGCAACGGCGAGGACGGCTCCCCCGAGCTGCCGGTTGCCGGTGTCGCGGGCAGTCTTGTAGCCGCCGATCAGGCCGGCGGACGTGATGAGCGGGGTCAGCAAAGATGCCACGATTTCTCCTTGGGTTGGACTCCTTCCAGCCTAACCCCGCCCATCGAGAGGCCAGTTACGGCTCGTTTCAGTGCTGAAAAGAGCCGTAACTGGCCTCTCGGCGGTTGGGGCGGCGGTTGAGGGCAGGTGAGGGGAGAGCGCGGCAAATTCCGTTTGGGACCCTACCTATCAGCGGCAGCTCGGCGTTTACTGGAGAGCACCAAGAACCGAACCACAAGGGAGTGGAGATGGCTGATTCTGCACAGGCAGATCTGGACCGGGGCGTGGAAGCCTGGCTTGCCGCATTCAATACCGCGCTTCAGGACCGCAATGCCGCGGCGGCGGCAGATCTGTTCGAAGAAGACGGACTCTGGCGGGACTTCGTCTCCTTCACCTGGAACCTGAAAACCCTCGACGGACGGCAGCAGATCGCCGAAATGCTGGAAGCTGTCCTTGACGATGTGCAGCCCACCGGCTGGACCCTGGCCGAACCCGCGACGGGAGACGACGGTGTCACCGAAGCATGGATTACGTTCGAGACCGCACCCTCCCGCGGCTGGGGACACCTGCGGCTGCGCGACGGCAAGGCCTGGACCCTGCTCACCACCATGCAGGAGCTGAAGGGCTTCGAAGAGGAGAAAGGCGCCAACCGGCCCAAGGGCGTGGAACACACCATCGAGCGCGGGCGGAAGTCCTGGCTCGAGCAGAAACAGGAGCACCAGGCCCGGCTGGGCTATGAGGATCAGCCGTACTGCGTGATCGTGGGCGGAGGGCAGGGCGGCATCGGCCTGGCCGCGCGGCTGCGGCGGCTGAACGTGCCCACCATCGTGATCGAGCGGAATGAGAGCGCCGGCGATTCGTGGCGCAAACGGTACAAGTCCCTCGCCCTGCACGACCCGGTCTGGTACGACCACCTGCCCTATCTCAAGTTTCCCGATGACTGGCCGGTGTTCGCTCCCAAGGACAAGATCGGAGACTGGCTGGAGCACTACACCGCGATCATGGAGCTGGACTACTGGTCCGGCACCGAGTGCCTGGGCGCCGCATATGACGACGACGCCGGCACTTGGGAACTGCGGGTCCGCCGGCGTGGCGAAGAGGTCACGCTCCGTCCGCAGCAGCTGGTATTCGCGCTCGGAGTCTCCGGCTACCCCAATGTGCCGGAGTTCGACGGCGCCAAGGCCTTCCTCGGCGAGCAGTACCACTCCTCGCAGTACCCCGGCGGCGGAGACCAGGCCGGGAAGAAGGCCCTGATCGTCGGTTCGAACAACTCGGCCCACGACATCGCCGCCGATCTCTGGGAACACGGTGCGGACGTCACCATGCTGCAGCGCTCCTCCACTCATATCGTCCGAAGCGATTCGCTGATGGAGTTCGCGCTCGGGGACCTCTACTCCGAGCGGGCGCTGGCCGCCGGCACGACCACCGAAAAAGCGGACATGCTCTTCGCCTCACTCCCCTACCGGATCCTGCCCGACGCCCAGATCCCGATCTACGACACCATTGCCGAGCACGACGCCGAATTCTATGACCAGCTCCGCGCGGCGGGGTTCGACCTCGATTTCGGTGAAGATGGTTCCGGCCTGTTCCTGAAGTATCTGCGCCGTGGCTCCGGCTACTACATCGATGTCGGCGCCTCCCAGCTGATCATCGACGGGCGGGTGAAGCTGAAGCAGGGCCAGGTCGCCAAGCTCACCGGCAGCGGTGCGGTGCTCGATGACGGGACGGAACTGGACGCGGACATCATCATCTACGCCACCGGGTACGGGTCAATGAACAACTGGCTGGCGGACCTGATCTCCCCGGAGGTCGCCGACCAGGTAGGCAAGTGCTGGGGCTACGGCTCCGGCACCACCAAGGATCCGGGCCCATGGGAGGGCGAGCTGCGCAACATGTGGAAACCGACCAACGTGGAGAACCTCTGGATCCACGGCGGAAACCTGCACCAGAGCCGGCACTACTCAACCTTCCTGGCGCTGCAGCTCAAGGCCCGGATGGAGGGGCTGCCAACTCCGGTGTACGGACTGCAGGAGGTACACCACACGCGCTGACCCCTAACCCCGCCCATCGAGAGGCCAGTTACGGCTCGTTTCAGCGCTGAGAAGAGCCGTAACTGGCCTCTCGGCCTCTCGGCGGGGGACGGGGGACGGGGGAGGTGACCACGCCCTACGGTCCCAGACGACGCAGCCGGTACTCCAGCTTGGCGCGGCGGGTGCCGTCGTCGTCCATGAAGTGCGTGCGGTCCACGTACTGGGTGCCGAAGCGGTGCAGCAGCACGTCGTCGGCCGCGCGCACATGCCCGGGCGGGAAACGGTACTCGATCCGGCGTGCGGCGAAGGCCCAGTCCGCCGTCTTGAACAAGGCGTACGCCAGCGGAACGGTATCCACCCCATTGGCCCGCAGCACGTCAACCAGCCATTCATACTGTTCAGCGCGGCTGCGCGGATTCTGCGGCAGCTCATGCTCCAGGATGCCCCGGACCGCAGCAGCGGTGAGCTCCAGTGAAGGTTCCGTGGCTGCCTGCACCGATTCGCGTTCGTCGAGCGCTTTTTGGGCGGTGACCACCTCGTTGATGGTGTCGAACTCGCGGTCAGCCAACTCGATCAGCCCGGACGCCAGCGTGAAGGCCCGGTTGACCTCTGGAGGCACCTCGCCGCCGTTCTTGTAGCGGATGTCGTGCTCGAACTCAGCCCAGGCATGCTGCAGGATGGTGCGCAGCTGCACCTCAAACCGCTGGCCGGCAAACGCGTCGCACCCCGGCGGCGGCCGGCGGGCCGGAACGGCGAGGACCAGGTGCTGGCCGGAATAGCCGAACTCTCCGCGGGAGCGCTGCTCGCTGGCTTTGTCGACGTGGCCGAGCTGGTCAAAGGCTCCGGCGAGCGCCCCAATCGCGCTGCTGATGTCCGATTCGAGGAACAGGATGACCCGCAGCCCGATGATGTCATCAATGTCCTGCATCCCGCCCGGATACTTCGGCGCACCGTCTGGCAGCAGCCGGGACAGCTTGGTGTTCAGCGAGCCGTGGCCCTTCACCCGGTGCTGGATGTCGTGGTAATTCAGCCCGTCATCCCCGAGCCGCGCGACGACGGCGGAGTGGATGGCGGACTCAGCTGCCTCAAACTGCGGACGCACGGCTTGGAAGGCCTGGGTCCATTGCTCAACCTGGTCGCTGTGGACCGGCGGAATCTGCACGTTTTCTCCTTGCCGGGTTGCGGGGCCGCCCACCGCGGATGCGGCGGCCGTCTCTCCGGTAAAGGTACGACGCCGAACCCACCCCACCAGTGTTTGTCCGGTTCCGGCCAAAGACAACACCTGCCCGCGGACCCGCGGCCCGGCGGTGCCGGTTGGACCCGGGCTATGGTTCCGGAAAAGCGTTGAAAGCCGCGCCCGGCAGGCGAAGAATTGGCAGAGCATGATTCCCAGCCTTCCCGTCCCCGGTCCGGACGGCCTGGTGTATTCGAGGCGGAGGAACCCATGACCCAGACTCCAGCTCCTGATGCAGCGCCCAACGCCGTCGCCTGGCCCCAGCCCGCGAACAGCCTTTACCCGGCCCTGGCGGATACTCTCAGCGGATCCCTCACCCTGTTCGGTGACGACGGCTACGATGCCCAGCGCCGGGTCTGGAACGGGATGATCGATGTGCTGCCTGCCGCCGTGGTGCGTGCCGCGAATACCGAGGATGTTGCAGCTGTCCTCGCCTTTGCCCAAGCCACCGGGCTTCCGCTGGCGGTCCGCGGCGGCGGCCATAATGTGGCCGGGAACGGCACGGTCGACGGCGGCATAGTGCTCGACCTGGGCGATCTGCGGGGCGTCGAGGTCGATCCGGCAGCGGGCACGGCGACCGTCGGAGGCGGCGCCACCCTGTCCGACGTCGACTCGGCGACCGTACCGCTGGGCCTGGCCGTTCCGCTGGGGGTGGTCTCGGGAACCGGCGTCGCGGGCCTGACCCTGGGCGGCGGCGTCGGGTGGATGACCCGGTCGCACGGGCTCAGCGTGGATAACCTGCTGGGCGCCGACGTCGTGCTCGCGGACGGGACCACGGTCCATGCCTCCGCAGAGGAAAACCCTGAACTCTTCTGGGGCCTGCGCGGCGGAGGCGGGAACTTCGGCGTCGTCACGTCCTTGACGTTCCGGGCGTGGCCGCTGCCCGAAAGCGTCTACAGCGGGAACCTGATCTATCTTGGCGACCGGTTCGAGAATGCCCTGCATGCCTTCTCCGCGTGGAGCGCCGATGTGCCCGATCAGCTCACCACGATCGTGTCCTTCCTGGTTCCGCCCGCGGAGTGGGAGCAGGGCGATGATCCGATCATGGCGGTCGGCTTCGCCTGGGCGGGTGAGGACCAGGCGGAAGCGGAGGCCGTCATCGACCGGCTGCGGGCCCTGGCCGCCCCGGATGCCGAACTGGTGCAGCAGACGCCGTGGCTGGACTGGCAGTCCGCGGTGGACGGCGTGTTCCCGCACGGATCCCGTGCCTACTGGAAGAACACGTCCTTCAACTCCCTGGACCCCGCTCTCATCGACGTGCTGGCCCGCCGTGCGCGGGAACAGTCCTGGCGCGGCACCGGGTTCGACCTGCACCACATGGGCGGTGCGTTTGGCCGGATACCGGAGGACGCGACGTCGTTCCCGGTCCGCGACGCCCGCTACTGGCTCAACATCTACGGCTATTGGAATGATCAGGCCGACGACGAGCACCACACGGCGTTCGTGCGGGGACTCTCAGCAGACATGGAACCGCATGCCGGCGGCGGGCAGTACGTGAACTTCATGGGCGCCGAAGACCCGATCCAGGCTGCGCCGGGCGTCTATTCCGGCGACAAGCTGGCGCGGCTCAGGGCTTTGAAGCAGTCCGTGGACCCGGGCAATCTGTTTCGCCGCAACCACAACATTGCGCCGGGTACTGTGTGAGCACCGCGGCAAGCCGCGCGCGCTCTCAGCTCAGTTCAGTCCAGTTCAGTTCAGTTCAGCGCCAGTAGTTGTTGGCGGCCGCGATGGTGGCAAACTCGATGGCCACCACCTGCGATGAGGCGATCAGTTCCTCCGGGTCCGTCGAATACACGTCACGGCCCGCCTTAAGGACGTTCTCGTCGGGCTGGATGGCGTAAATGCTGTGCAGGGCCATATCCAGCGCCAGCTTGCGGCCCTCCTCCGGCGTCGCGGTGATAAGGGAATTACCCGGGATCAGTTCCATGCTGCACCTGGTTTCTGTTGGTTGCTGTACTTGGCTCCTTGATCCACGATCCCAGTACCGGCGGACGGCCGGTAGCCCCGGGGGCGGTTCCCCGCCCCTGCAGCCTCAGGCGCCGGGCCGGGGCTCAGGCCTCCGGCGTGCTACCGCCGGCGGTGCGGTAGCTCCAGAGTTCGGCGCTGACGCCGACCGGCTTCTGCCGCTCCTTGTCCGCCCCCTCGCCGTGTCCGTGGCCGTGGCCGAAGTTCTTGGATGCGACCCAGTCCTGGAAGGCCTTCTCATCCCGCCAGCGCGTCAGAACCAGCCACGTGGTCCGGTCATCCGTGGGCTGGAGCAGTTCGAAGCCTTCAAATCCGTCCTGGTTGTCG harbors:
- a CDS encoding ABC transporter substrate-binding protein; its protein translation is MIRRNEAPFERKTMIARGNFQRYFTIAALSAATLGLAACGSSQAASDVTVKVGYFPLVHTSTAVHAEKNGLFAAEDLEVELVQTQGGAAAIPNLVSGGVDVTYANYTSALLAVKQGLPVRFISGNDVGAADHGIFVAKDSGITGIEDLAGKTFAVNNLQNIGSVAVYALLEDAGLDSSAVDLIEMPYPDMQAALERGAVDAIWQVEPFQASAEAAGFVKISNLFTGPVDGMPVAGWLTTEQFLQENPDAVEGFRKAIAVSAEELQDNRPRLVELVPTFTKVPAEVVEQIEMPSFQGNLDGDQLQKTADLMHKYKIIDTTLDTRPLLAD
- a CDS encoding nuclear transport factor 2 family protein → MENELVELETSGWHALSTGPAAATAFYARVLAREPVVMLTNGLRITDRQQIIDSMGGPPWSAFEIIDPLENYLGNDVGVLTYKVRADREGTPYTALLSSVYAKEDGEWKLALHQHTPY
- a CDS encoding LLM class flavin-dependent oxidoreductase, whose protein sequence is MKKIGFLSFGHYQDVPGSLTPTAGDALLQAIDLAVAAEEVGADGAFVRVHHFAPQQASPFPLLAAMAARTKRIDLGTGVIDMRYENPLYMAEEAAATDLISGGRLQLGISRGSPEPALRGAESFGYVPGEGQTDADMARHHTDVFRAAIIGRGMAPANPEMTGHRGLLPIEPQSPGLSDRIWWGSGTRATAKWTGEQGMNLMSSTLLTEDTGVPFDELQAEQIHVYKEAWKAAGHPGQGKVSVSRSIIPLVSDADRRYFGVRAQVEGRDQVGRLEGGLARFGRSYVGEPDVIAKELAADAAVQLADTVLVTVPNQLGVDYNAALLENIVKLVAPDAGWR
- a CDS encoding cytochrome P450; this encodes MTATTESDIPVLDLDPFADTFLADPYEAHSQLREAGPVTWLDRYQVWAVARHDEVSQVFSNHETFISSAGVGITDFRKDKPWRAPSLLLEADPPEHTRARHVVTSILSPKFLRELKVGFQERADRMVEQVAASGDIDGVRDLAEAYPLEVFPDFVGLPKEGRENLLPYGSMVFNTFGPRNGHFEKAMERGSKAAGWVMEQCQPGALSGDGLGNRIHAAAAEAGYEAEDSARLLRSFLSAGVDTTVHGIGNALLCLAQHPDQYRLLHNDPSLARAAFEETIRYESPVQTFFRTTSRDTELSGIKIPEGAKILMFIAAANRDPRRWENPEVFDITRKTMGHVGFGFGIHACLGQMLARMEGECILSALARRVQKIEIIGAPIQQLNNTLRGLDSLPLRLTPSV
- a CDS encoding NAD(P)/FAD-dependent oxidoreductase gives rise to the protein MADSAQADLDRGVEAWLAAFNTALQDRNAAAAADLFEEDGLWRDFVSFTWNLKTLDGRQQIAEMLEAVLDDVQPTGWTLAEPATGDDGVTEAWITFETAPSRGWGHLRLRDGKAWTLLTTMQELKGFEEEKGANRPKGVEHTIERGRKSWLEQKQEHQARLGYEDQPYCVIVGGGQGGIGLAARLRRLNVPTIVIERNESAGDSWRKRYKSLALHDPVWYDHLPYLKFPDDWPVFAPKDKIGDWLEHYTAIMELDYWSGTECLGAAYDDDAGTWELRVRRRGEEVTLRPQQLVFALGVSGYPNVPEFDGAKAFLGEQYHSSQYPGGGDQAGKKALIVGSNNSAHDIAADLWEHGADVTMLQRSSTHIVRSDSLMEFALGDLYSERALAAGTTTEKADMLFASLPYRILPDAQIPIYDTIAEHDAEFYDQLRAAGFDLDFGEDGSGLFLKYLRRGSGYYIDVGASQLIIDGRVKLKQGQVAKLTGSGAVLDDGTELDADIIIYATGYGSMNNWLADLISPEVADQVGKCWGYGSGTTKDPGPWEGELRNMWKPTNVENLWIHGGNLHQSRHYSTFLALQLKARMEGLPTPVYGLQEVHHTR
- a CDS encoding 2Fe-2S iron-sulfur cluster-binding protein, which translates into the protein MPKVTYIQPDGTEMIVEAEASASVMRTAVSSGVPGIVAECGGSAMCATCHVYVEPGDRARLPEISAVEDEMLDCAAAEREEGSRLSCQLRVDVDIRVRIPETQV
- a CDS encoding IclR family transcriptional regulator; translation: MANGSSGRSALSRIMQILGTFDVNSAFLTVSQLSQRSGLPLATTHRVVSELEQFGLLERERDKTYRIGVRLWEIACRTPGALGIREIAMPYLQEIHFAVRQHAQLGILQGHDVLFLERLSTRNAVVNVTLIGGRLPLHASSSGLVLLAHGPGSLQDEVLSSELVKYTKDTVQSPAHLRRLLAQIREQGHAVGNGFIHPHARGIAVPVYGMQETVVAAISVVIPNDATPTLPTVRLLKDAAHQVSTALRAAYLPLGDPHDPQSTVGGKYRTLVNSSMNSMDFFARHRQNHSL
- a CDS encoding GTP pyrophosphokinase, encoding MQIPPVHSDQVEQWTQAFQAVRPQFEAAESAIHSAVVARLGDDGLNYHDIQHRVKGHGSLNTKLSRLLPDGAPKYPGGMQDIDDIIGLRVILFLESDISSAIGALAGAFDQLGHVDKASEQRSRGEFGYSGQHLVLAVPARRPPPGCDAFAGQRFEVQLRTILQHAWAEFEHDIRYKNGGEVPPEVNRAFTLASGLIELADREFDTINEVVTAQKALDERESVQAATEPSLELTAAAVRGILEHELPQNPRSRAEQYEWLVDVLRANGVDTVPLAYALFKTADWAFAARRIEYRFPPGHVRAADDVLLHRFGTQYVDRTHFMDDDGTRRAKLEYRLRRLGP
- a CDS encoding NAD(P)/FAD-dependent oxidoreductase — protein: METSNSTGATLIIGNCQAGVQLATTLRELGDAAPIVLVGEESYLPYQRPALSKAFLKGEATAASLTFRTEEWFDQQGIELVTGEEIVDISRGTDGGTAVGVSGRVFPFTRLALTTGAAPRKLPLAGAEMEGVCYLRDADQAASLHSLLGKARSVAVIGGGFIGLEVATAARAAGKQVTIIEAAPRLVGRAVAETTSDFYLWAHRRRGTTVLLNAEIVRIAGEDGRVTGVELAQGPTVPAEVVVIGVGVLPRTELAERLGLEVSNGVVVDSSAVASDGVTVAAGDCANMPNPFVADYGSGNVRLESVQNAVEQAKTAARSLLGLEAEYRTVPWFWSDQGDLKLQIAGLSAGHDSTVLRGDPESERFSVLYYREGRIIAADCVNTPRDFMAVRNALAQGMDIPPDANLARDSKNQWFPGYPPEVTNQMP